The Nerophis ophidion isolate RoL-2023_Sa linkage group LG05, RoL_Noph_v1.0, whole genome shotgun sequence genomic interval tcgtggtaaaatagttttattttaattttgcacatttttttctgtataaAATAAACGCAATAGACGCAATGATGTCATGCTCCCGTTAGGTCCAGTGTTAGTGAACTGTTATTTATGTTAGTTTATAAGTTATAATGCTAATGCATTGTGAATTATAGGCCAAATTTTAAATTCCcctttatttatccatccatccatttctaccgcttgtcccgttcgaggttgcggggggggggggtcctatctcagttgcatttgggtggaaggcggagtacaccctgaacaagtctaTATAATTTAAAATGACTTTTCCAGTGGGGGGTGTAATAAAATTGAaagtattgtacattttacttaTTCCAAAAATGTTTTTCGTAGTAAAGTAGTTTTAATataattttgtatatttttttctgtataaAATAAATGCAATGATGTCATGGCTCCCATTAGGTCCAGTGTAAGTGGACTGTTTTTctacgtttatttacaagttgtaatgcattttaaaaatacatatgtgTTTtggtctcataaggattgtgaatcaaTGGCtgaattgcagttcccctttatttagataATTTAAAATGACTTTTCCAGTAGGGGTGTAATAAAATTGAAAGTATTGTACATTTCACTTACCCCAAAAATATTGTTCGTAGTAAATTAATTTTAGTATAATTTTGCATACAATAGACGCAATGACGTCATGGCTCCCATTAGGTAGTCTGTTTtttacgtttatttacaagttgtaatgcatttaaaggcctactgaaatgagatgttcttatttaagtgggaatagcaggtccattctgtgtgtcatacttgataattttgcgatcttgccatatttttgctgaaaggatttagtagagaacatcgacgataaagttcgcaacttttggtcgctaatagaaaagccctgcctttaccggaagtatgtgcgcgtgacgtcacgagttggagggctccacacatattcacattgtttttaatggaagccaccagcagtaagagcaattcggaccgagaaagtgacaatttccccattaatttgagcgaggatgaaagatttgtgaattaggatattgatagtgaaggactaggaaaaaaaaaaaaaagcgacggctccgcgCGGAGGCAgtatgagcgtttcagatgtaattagacacatttactaggataattctggaagatcccttatctgcttatggctttaatagtgttttagtgagaatttaaacattgtaaagacatacctcgaggtcagatggctgcggtgaacacgaagtgtctcagagagaagccgaagagccaagctcacagctgccttttaaacagctgctgcaggacgacgaataatccaatgttttctccggtaagatatatatcacaatttccccatcctaaaacatgctggttgacgtagagaaaacatgttcgcttgaccgctctgtgttaaagcttcacaacaaacaaagaaacaccggttgtgtctcGGTGCTGAAGACAGCTACAATCCACCgccttccaccaacagcattgttctttatagtctccatttttaaatgaacaaattgcaaaagattcagcaaaacagatgtccaaaatactgtgtaattacgccatgaacagagactacttttagcagtgtttggtgcagcgctaatatttcctcacagtccgtgacatcacgcgtacgcgtcatcattccgcaacattttcaacaagaaactcgcgggaaatttaaaattgcaatttagtaaactaaaaaggctcagctgatatcctctaagtggcgactttttaaccacaattttctcaccgaaacctgctggttgacaagtggtcgggatccatgtctgctgtgatccataggaaagtttcaactccgtgaattttaaacaaggaatcaccgtgtgtttgtgtggctaaaggctaaagcttcccaactccatctagctactttgacttctccaatattaattgaacaaattgcaaaagattcagcaacacagatgtccaaaatactgtgtaattatgccgttaaagcagaccacATTTAGCTGTgcgtgtgcgcagcgctcatacttcctaaaaacctgtgacgtcttgcgtacacgtcatcattacacaacgttttcaagacgaaactcccgggaaatttaaaattgcaatttagtaaactaaaaaggccatattggcatgtgttgcaatgttaatatttcatcattgatgtataaactatcagactgcggggtcggtcatagtgggtttcagtaggcctttaaaaaagacatatgtgttttggtctcataaggattgtgaattaatGGCCAAATttaaaataaagtgcagttcccctttatttatatcattaaaaaaatattttccagtGGGGGGTGTAATAAAATGGAAAGCATTGTACATTTTATTAACCCCCCAAAAATTGTTTGTAGTAAAAaagttttaatataattttgcatatttttttctatatatacaATGTGTTGTCAGACAGACACATTGTGATGTGTTTTCATAAGAACACAATGACCAGGATGAATGAGAATATCCATATGCACGTTTTCATAATCAATGTTCATGATAGTCATTAAAGTCATTTATCTAACATTTGCAAAGAAAAGGTTCTCGCCCCAGAGCTGTTTGTGGTGGTCGTTGTTCCTATTCCTGAGCTAAACTCCAATTTCAGCAACCTCTTCTGCAGGAAGACAGGACAGAAAGTGGTCACGTAGGCGTCCTTGAAGCCAGAGTGACAGAAGCAGTAGACCAGCGGGTCAAGCAGGCAGTCGATGTAGGACAGAACCATGAGGCTGTCGTACACCTGAGCCGCCACATTCTCCACTTCCGGCCTCACCACTCGCATTGCCAGCAGCACCGCCCGGGCGATGGTGGATGGCAGGAAACAGACGGAGAAGAGCACCACCACGGACGTGACCACATATGATGCTCGCCTCAGTTTGCTCTTGTCACCCACCGTCTTCCTTCTCAGTCGGTGGACGATGCGCACCGTGCAGAAGACCAGGATGATGAAAGGGAGGAGAATTTCGGCGAAGAAGACCACCTTCAGAAGTTAAGATAAGATTATTATACAGCACAGTTATTCGATTGTTTTGATACTATAAAACAGGTTTGGTTGAATTGTGAGAAAAGTTGAAGCAGGTGAGGCAAGTTTTTGGTGTTATTTTAGGAGGTTGGATACAAAGAGATATGAGTGGCTCAGCAGTACCTCCCTGGAGGTGTCCGTCACGTTCTGAGAGAAGGTGTTGTTGACTCGGCCGTAGCTGTTACAGCACTCGAAGGTGTTGAGCATGGTGGGGATGGTGAGGGGCAGCAGAAACAGCCAAATGACCACCGAAATTAGAGGCGACCTCTTCAGGACTTTGACAAAGTTCCTCCTGCCCAGGTGGACCACGTTGAAGTAGCGGTCAATGGACAGCATGACCAGGAAGGCAATGCTGGCGCCTCGGTTGAGGAAGACCATAAAGAGCATGGTCTTGCACATGATGTAGTTGGGACTGCGTCTCTGGCCCCGCTGGTAGTGGTAGGCCTTGGCAGGAAGACACGCCACCAGCAGGAAGTCTGCCACCACAATGTTGAAAAGGAAGATGCTCTTGTTCTTCCAGAACTTGAACCTAAATAAGAAGAATTGCATTCATACCGAGAATGGTTGGCAATATTTTGCTTATAATAGCTATACATTGAGAGAGCTAAAATATGATTCAGTGTTGTTACACAACATTGCAAACCGCAAACACAAAAACCTCTATGGTATCTGCTCATTTGTAATGatattgtgtgtgtaaatgtatgatATAAATTGTACAACAAGACAATTTGTAGCTAAAAACAGTTTGAAGATTAAGTAGTATTCCTCAATTAATAAATCCCACTCCTACATCACAACAATCCTCagcacacacactgtatataatgtatgcgtatatatatatatatatatatatatatatatatatatatatatatatatatatatatatatatatatatatatatatatgtatatatatataaatatatatatatatatatatatgtatatatatatatatatatgatataaaatatatacatacatacatatgtatgtgtgtgtatatacatacgagttgggaaattgtgttagatgtaaatataaacggaatacaattatttgcaaatccttttcaccccatattcagttgactatgctacaaatacaacatatttgatgttcaaactcataaactttatttttgcaaataataattaacttagaatttcatggctgcaacacgtgccaaagtaatttggaaagggcatgttcaccactgtgttacatcaccttttcttttaacaacactcaataaacaattgggaactgaggaaaataattgttgaaactttgaaagtggaatactttcccattctggttttatgtagagcttcagtcgttcaacagtccggggtttccgctgtcgtattttacgcttcataatgcaccacacattttcgatgggagacaggtctggactgcaggcaggccaggaaattacccgcagtcttttttttatgaagccacgctgttgtaacacgtgctgaatgtggcctggcattgtcctgctgaaaacgacggcgcttaaatggcagcatatgttgttccaaaacctgtatgtacctttcagcattaatggtgccttcacagatgtgtaagttacccatgccatgggcactaatagacccccataccattacagatgctggcttttcaactttgcgtcgataacagtctggatggttcgcttcccctttggtccggatgacacaatgccgaatatttccaaaaacaatttgaaatgtggactcgtcagaccacagaacacttgtccacttttcatcagtccatcttagatgatctcgggctcagagaagctggcggcatttctggatgttgttgatgaatggctttcgctttgcatagtagagcttaaacttgcacttacagatgtagcgacaaactgtatttagtgacagtggttttctgaagtgttcctgagcccatgtggtgatatcttttagagattgatgtcgatttttgatacagtgccgtctaaaggaacgaaggtcacggtcattcaatgttggtttccggccatgccgcttacgtggagtgatttctccagattcttttaaccttttgattatattatggaccgttgatgttgaaattcctaaatttcttgcaattgcactttgaaaaacgttcttaaactgtttgactatttgctcacgcagttgtggacaaaggtgtgtacctcgccccatcctttcttgtgaaagactgagcattttttgggaagctgtttttataccaaatcatggcacccacctgttcccaattagcctgcacaccagtgggatgttccaaataagtgtttgatgagcattcctcaactttatcagtatttattgccacctttcccaacttctttgtcacgtgttgctggcatcaaattctaaacgtaatgattatttgcaacaaaaaaaatgtttatcagtttgaacatcaaatatgttgtctttgtagcatattcaactgaatatgggttgaaaattatttgcaaatcattgtattccgtttatatttacatctaacacaatttcccaactcatatggcaacggggtttgtattctgATTTTGAATCTGTTTTCCCTTGTCATTCCATGGACTCGAGTGCCCAAACGGAGAATCTTGCAACTTAGTCTctgtacttttttttaaccaGTATCACCATGGGTCAAAGCTAGTTGCAAAGTCCcaacactttgataaagaaggtgagaagccCTATTAAAATTCAAGAAATAACCTGTAGTAAGATTGAAGGCTGCGACGGAGGGTTCTTTCCTCCCCTCCTTTCTCTTTGCCGTCTTCGCTAAAATTGTCATAAATAAATACGTCATGATCTATGTGGGATTTGTTATCAACTTCCTGTGATTAGAATCATTTCCTTTCTTGGAGCTCTTGTTTTGCCACtatttcctgtttggtctctCTGTTTTGAAGCACTTTTATTGAATTATTGTTCTTACTGATTTGAATTTTTTCCCAATTCACAGTGTACCCTGCTTTCCACCTGTTtttaactgagataggctccagcactccccgtgaccccgtaagggacaagcggtaggaaatggatggatggatagttctatTAAGTTCCACCTGGGTATCTCTTTCAGTGCCGGATCAATTTACTTGGTAGTCTGTTTGGTGTGCTGGAATTTTCTGTTCCCTGCTTTTTGTTgcctttaaatcagtggttcttaaccttgttggaggtaccgaaccccgccagtttcatatgtgcatccaccgaacccttcttcagtgaaaaataaaatgttttttcttaatttaatgacGTTAccatattaaagaaatactaataaagatatattttacaaacataaagttacaggaatgtacacatgatcccatgtttacatctcattgtgcaacatgtgaaagttttagtgggacctaaatgccccaccttgtacagagctcatgaaaaacaatgttgattttttgtcattgtaagtgtgccaaaacactt includes:
- the LOC133553058 gene encoding 12-(S)-hydroxy-5,8,10,14-eicosatetraenoic acid receptor-like; its protein translation is MMDSIDINVDHCNVSNNATYITLSWIVVGQFALGLPLNLSVLYIFIFRFKFWKNKSIFLFNIVVADFLLVACLPAKAYHYQRGQRRSPNYIMCKTMLFMVFLNRGASIAFLVMLSIDRYFNVVHLGRRNFVKVLKRSPLISVVIWLFLLPLTIPTMLNTFECCNSYGRVNNTFSQNVTDTSREVVFFAEILLPFIILVFCTVRIVHRLRRKTVGDKSKLRRASYVVTSVVVLFSVCFLPSTIARAVLLAMRVVRPEVENVAAQVYDSLMVLSYIDCLLDPLVYCFCHSGFKDAYVTTFCPVFLQKRLLKLEFSSGIGTTTTTNSSGARTFSLQMLDK